In Methermicoccus shengliensis DSM 18856, a single genomic region encodes these proteins:
- a CDS encoding GltB/FmdC/FwdC-like GXGXG domain-containing protein gives MTFRQTEQEGGCGVVGLISTMPIEARYLERALVQMHNRGNGKGGGIAAVGLDPSWLGVDEDMLRRDYIVTVAYLDPSARDEVERELDAVFEIEHCKKLESGDAEEMGLDVRPPEVWLYMCTPRRGAVEQIEGLAGEKADDELVFRTSTSINRRFYANGVLRAFVLSHGKNMLILKAVGYAEHVIQYYKLEDLKAHVWLGHQRYPTRGRVWHPGGAHPFMAMHEALVHNGDLANYSSLASYLSEYGYEPMFLTDTEAGALLFDLYTRKLEYPLEYTIEAIAPTTERDIELLPVEKRRLYRTIQALHVHASPDGPWFFILARNIPARNEMQLIGITDTSMLRPQVFALQQREHTIALIASEKQAIDAVLGELAAHKKGFDEVADRYWNARGGSYTDGGAFIFTLRDGVLEATNKFGAPVDMDTLPYTCEGTFTDEDALRIQQLAQKGDGKALFSWMVDNIGRLDIEAALEHLISCDGSLEALIHCLTLMLDRRYDPVSVRRSVVLSRVQRALNKLLASCPYVGSSERYVLVDAPHREDLCAPLNEQVLVVDAAGFAQEGEHSVARFIVDAYRMGWREFIVFNTRGHRFIGCGLGPNSHGVRIDVYGSSGDYLGSGMDGAEVYVHGSAQDQVAQIIKSGKLVIHGDVGQTFMYGAKGAEVYVLGNAAGRPLINAVGSPRAVINGTCLDYLAESMMAGNPLSGGGFVIVNGVSFDERGNIIDLEEPYPGGNLFSLASGGAVYIRDPMEKLDEGQLNGGRFAELGERDWKLIEPYLRENERLFGIPVERLLTVNGKKMSPYEVYRKVEAVPVKALAALGA, from the coding sequence ATGACGTTCAGACAGACAGAACAAGAGGGCGGGTGTGGTGTCGTTGGACTCATATCCACCATGCCCATCGAGGCACGGTATTTAGAGAGAGCACTGGTGCAGATGCACAACAGAGGAAACGGCAAGGGAGGGGGTATTGCTGCGGTTGGGCTGGACCCCTCATGGCTGGGAGTAGACGAGGACATGCTCAGGAGAGACTACATAGTGACAGTGGCGTACCTCGACCCCTCTGCGCGAGACGAGGTGGAGCGGGAGCTCGATGCCGTGTTCGAAATCGAGCACTGCAAAAAGCTGGAAAGTGGAGATGCAGAGGAGATGGGGCTCGATGTGAGACCCCCAGAGGTGTGGCTATACATGTGCACCCCAAGAAGGGGTGCCGTTGAGCAGATAGAGGGGCTTGCTGGAGAGAAGGCAGATGACGAGCTGGTATTCAGAACGAGCACGAGCATCAACCGACGGTTTTATGCCAACGGGGTGCTCAGGGCGTTCGTGCTCTCCCATGGGAAGAACATGCTCATCCTCAAGGCAGTGGGCTATGCAGAGCATGTGATTCAGTATTACAAGCTCGAGGACCTGAAGGCACACGTGTGGTTGGGACACCAGCGCTATCCCACCCGTGGCAGGGTGTGGCATCCCGGCGGAGCGCACCCCTTCATGGCAATGCACGAGGCTCTTGTGCACAACGGCGACCTCGCCAACTATTCCTCACTCGCAAGCTACCTGTCCGAGTATGGCTATGAGCCCATGTTCCTCACGGACACCGAAGCTGGTGCGCTGCTGTTTGACCTGTACACCCGTAAGCTGGAGTACCCGCTGGAGTACACGATAGAGGCAATTGCCCCCACCACCGAGCGGGACATCGAGCTTCTACCAGTAGAGAAGAGGCGGCTCTACAGGACGATACAGGCCCTGCATGTGCACGCCTCGCCAGATGGTCCATGGTTCTTCATACTTGCACGCAACATTCCCGCCAGAAACGAGATGCAGCTCATAGGCATCACGGACACCTCGATGCTGCGACCGCAGGTGTTTGCCCTCCAGCAGAGGGAGCACACAATCGCCCTGATAGCCTCAGAAAAGCAGGCGATAGATGCAGTGCTGGGCGAGCTTGCCGCACACAAAAAGGGCTTTGATGAGGTGGCAGACCGATACTGGAATGCGAGGGGAGGAAGCTACACCGATGGTGGGGCATTCATATTTACCCTCAGAGATGGGGTGCTCGAGGCGACCAACAAGTTTGGTGCTCCCGTGGATATGGATACCTTACCCTACACATGCGAGGGCACGTTCACCGATGAGGACGCCCTGCGCATCCAGCAGCTTGCGCAAAAGGGAGACGGGAAGGCCCTGTTCTCGTGGATGGTGGATAACATCGGGCGGCTCGATATTGAGGCAGCACTCGAACACCTCATTTCCTGTGATGGCTCACTGGAGGCCCTCATACATTGCCTAACCCTCATGCTCGATAGAAGGTATGACCCCGTGAGTGTTAGGCGGAGTGTGGTGCTCTCCCGTGTGCAGCGTGCCCTCAATAAGCTCCTTGCCTCATGTCCCTACGTGGGCTCATCAGAGAGATACGTGCTGGTGGATGCCCCCCACAGAGAGGACCTATGTGCCCCACTGAACGAGCAGGTGCTCGTGGTTGATGCTGCGGGCTTTGCACAGGAGGGAGAGCATAGCGTCGCAAGGTTCATCGTGGACGCCTACCGCATGGGCTGGAGAGAGTTCATCGTGTTCAACACGCGGGGGCACAGGTTCATAGGATGTGGGCTGGGTCCAAATTCCCATGGTGTCAGAATAGACGTGTATGGCTCGAGCGGGGACTACCTTGGCTCTGGAATGGATGGGGCAGAGGTGTACGTGCATGGAAGTGCACAGGATCAGGTAGCTCAGATCATAAAATCTGGAAAGCTGGTGATACACGGGGATGTGGGGCAGACATTCATGTATGGCGCCAAGGGAGCAGAGGTGTACGTGCTCGGAAATGCCGCAGGAAGGCCATTGATAAACGCCGTGGGCTCTCCAAGGGCGGTGATAAATGGCACGTGTCTCGACTACCTCGCCGAGTCCATGATGGCTGGAAACCCCCTGAGTGGTGGAGGGTTTGTCATCGTGAACGGAGTATCCTTTGATGAAAGGGGCAACATCATAGACCTCGAGGAGCCCTATCCAGGTGGCAACCTGTTCTCCCTTGCCTCTGGAGGCGCCGTATACATCCGAGACCCCATGGAAAAGCTCGATGAGGGACAGCTCAATGGTGGAAGGTTCGCCGAGCTTGGCGAGAGAGACTGGAAGCTCATAGAGCCCTACCTCAGAGAAAATGAGAGGCTGTTTGGCATTCCAGTGGAAAGGTTGCTAACCGTGAATGGCAAGAAGATGTCCCCATACGAGGTGTACAGGAAGGTGGAGGCGGTTCCAGTAAAGGCCCTGGCAGCCCTTGGGGCATAA
- a CDS encoding DUF357 domain-containing protein produces the protein MVEPPALEEKAKRYGDMLERALEEVEIAAMRDSFLFRAGCDLLEMARAYHEDGIFFMGKNDLVNALVCFSYGHGFLDAGVRMGVLRAKSKTLFTL, from the coding sequence ATGGTCGAGCCACCTGCACTCGAGGAGAAAGCAAAGAGGTATGGGGATATGCTGGAGCGTGCCCTCGAGGAAGTGGAGATTGCTGCCATGAGGGATAGCTTCCTCTTCAGGGCAGGATGTGACCTTCTGGAAATGGCGAGGGCGTATCACGAGGATGGCATCTTTTTCATGGGGAAGAACGACCTCGTGAATGCCCTCGTGTGCTTTAGCTATGGACATGGATTTCTCGATGCTGGAGTGAGAATGGGCGTGCTCAGAGCGAAAAGCAAAACGCTGTTCACGCTGTAG
- a CDS encoding DUF555 domain-containing protein, producing MGNYLVSLEAAWVVKDVNTLDDAMGVAISEAGKRLNPKLDYVEVDVGQRFCPSCGEIFDSAFLVAKTALVGLVLQMRVFDAESEEHASRIAKSVIGKALKSVPLSVISVEPL from the coding sequence GTGGGAAACTATCTCGTTTCGCTTGAGGCAGCATGGGTGGTCAAGGACGTGAACACGCTGGACGATGCCATGGGAGTGGCAATCTCGGAGGCTGGCAAACGGCTCAACCCCAAGCTCGACTACGTGGAGGTGGATGTGGGACAGAGGTTTTGTCCCTCCTGCGGGGAAATATTCGACAGTGCCTTTCTGGTAGCCAAGACCGCCCTCGTCGGACTCGTGCTCCAGATGAGGGTGTTCGATGCCGAGAGCGAGGAGCACGCCTCCCGCATCGCCAAGAGTGTTATTGGCAAGGCACTTAAGTCCGTGCCCCTCTCTGTTATCAGCGTGGAGCCACTGTGA
- the truA gene encoding tRNA pseudouridine(38-40) synthase TruA, protein MMRIALRLAYMGTQCSGFQIQPDVPTVETYLFEALSALGIMDDPKRAAYARASRTDAGVHALGQVVAFNTPHPERALPKAINAYLPPFIWCWARAIVSPEFNPRYDAKERVYEYILYNEGYDIRAIRRACRMLEGEHDFANFASVEDDNGSTIRRINQIKVRLDGEFVHLTIAANSFLRTMVRRLITALKIVGEGIKDEEWIAQLLSPESYRESIEPAPPFGLVLKTIAYEGIEWENDEYAISRTNRALMENLVMFGTMARVMRIMQDME, encoded by the coding sequence ATGATGAGAATAGCGCTTAGACTCGCCTACATGGGCACCCAGTGCTCTGGGTTTCAGATACAGCCCGATGTGCCCACTGTGGAGACCTATCTCTTTGAGGCTCTCTCGGCACTTGGCATCATGGACGATCCCAAGAGGGCTGCCTATGCGAGGGCATCCAGGACAGATGCGGGAGTGCACGCCCTCGGACAGGTGGTGGCATTCAACACACCACATCCAGAAAGAGCCCTTCCAAAGGCCATCAACGCCTACCTTCCTCCCTTCATATGGTGCTGGGCACGTGCCATCGTTTCACCCGAGTTTAATCCCCGATATGATGCAAAGGAGAGGGTATATGAGTATATCCTGTATAACGAGGGCTACGACATACGGGCGATAAGAAGGGCGTGTAGGATGCTGGAAGGAGAGCACGACTTTGCCAACTTTGCGAGCGTCGAGGACGACAATGGCAGCACCATCAGGAGGATAAACCAGATAAAAGTCAGGCTGGATGGAGAGTTCGTGCACCTCACCATCGCCGCCAACAGCTTTCTCAGGACAATGGTCAGAAGGCTCATCACCGCCCTGAAGATAGTGGGGGAGGGTATAAAGGACGAAGAGTGGATAGCACAGCTACTCAGCCCCGAGAGCTACAGGGAGAGCATCGAGCCCGCTCCACCCTTCGGGCTGGTGCTGAAAACGATAGCCTACGAGGGGATAGAATGGGAAAATGATGAGTATGCCATCTCGAGGACAAATCGTGCCCTCATGGAGAATCTGGTGATGTTCGGCACGATGGCGAGGGTGATGAGAATCATGCAGGACATGGAGTAA
- a CDS encoding PHP-associated domain-containing protein: MMSWTAQRLRELLDGECAHMCAHMGCDMHVHSSYSSDVPDVLSQRPLNRLLSALERGMYYFVLTDHDTMAGYVQLMDELSMMGEVGKLAAERVISGVELSCRCPEVGIVHTNVFGLDERQFAHIDRLRDAGGFVRLERLMPYLDAEGLVCSLNHPLWQPPDGNITFSKVVRGVLTTLLNRRLHNGEAISQKIVESLYSPEGQRRMEEVYRGTLDIAGQFSLIEVNGSRVALMNDIAEHIASEVGVPTCGGSDDHYGEVLGLCYTIADGKDKWEFLERVEKGMGQVMRRDADFATSCMRFINFIRLVAESEEPDEVVVSLFNSQIGRLPLLIAPRFIRLMYRLLNRRNKRAQRAVEIMATSYLKAQDLRGGRGTS, encoded by the coding sequence ATGATGAGCTGGACAGCGCAGAGGCTGAGAGAGCTTCTCGATGGCGAGTGCGCCCATATGTGCGCCCATATGGGATGTGATATGCATGTGCACTCGAGCTACTCCTCGGATGTGCCAGATGTGCTCTCTCAGAGGCCGCTAAACCGACTGCTCTCAGCCCTCGAGCGGGGAATGTACTACTTCGTGCTCACAGACCACGACACAATGGCTGGATATGTCCAGCTCATGGATGAGCTCTCCATGATGGGAGAAGTGGGAAAGCTGGCAGCCGAGCGTGTGATTTCTGGAGTGGAGCTCTCGTGCCGATGCCCAGAAGTGGGAATCGTGCACACCAATGTGTTCGGGCTCGATGAGCGCCAGTTTGCCCACATTGACCGCCTCAGGGACGCTGGGGGATTCGTGAGACTGGAGAGGCTGATGCCCTACCTCGATGCAGAGGGGCTCGTGTGCAGCCTCAACCACCCCCTGTGGCAGCCGCCGGATGGCAACATCACATTCTCCAAAGTGGTGAGGGGTGTGCTCACCACCCTTCTCAACAGGAGGCTACACAACGGAGAGGCAATAAGCCAGAAGATAGTGGAGAGCCTGTACAGCCCGGAGGGGCAGCGGCGGATGGAAGAGGTATACAGGGGAACACTGGACATCGCCGGGCAGTTTTCCCTCATAGAGGTAAACGGCAGCCGTGTGGCTCTGATGAACGACATAGCAGAGCACATCGCCTCAGAGGTGGGTGTGCCCACATGTGGTGGCTCCGATGACCACTACGGAGAGGTGCTGGGGCTATGCTATACAATAGCCGATGGAAAGGACAAGTGGGAGTTTCTCGAAAGGGTCGAGAAGGGAATGGGGCAGGTAATGAGGAGGGATGCCGACTTTGCCACCTCCTGCATGAGGTTCATAAACTTCATAAGGCTGGTGGCAGAGAGCGAGGAACCAGATGAGGTGGTCGTCTCCCTGTTCAACTCCCAGATTGGAAGGCTACCGCTCCTCATCGCTCCAAGGTTCATAAGGCTCATGTATCGCTTGCTGAACCGCCGCAACAAACGAGCTCAGCGCGCTGTTGAGATCATGGCTACCTCCTACCTAAAGGCACAGGACCTCAGAGGAGGCAGGGGCACCAGCTGA
- a CDS encoding heavy metal translocating P-type ATPase, which yields MPIDPVCGMEVSEEEAAATSEYRGRTYYFCNPSCKERFDASPESYVVEECEVCKIDESMLEGLEKEETPKGGATKTTVIPITGMSCASCVAKIEKALLSIDGVVRANVNLATERATIEYLDTMVSPAELMRAIEDAGYKVVAEGEMALDREQRARKQELSRLKRKVAFSASIAVPVFLLSVFSSQLVALGIDRNVLHLFLMALATPVQIWAGAEFYRGAWGALKHGTADMNTLVAVGTSAAFLYSIAGTLVPQFFERSGLEVHVYFDTAVVIITLILFGRLLEARAKGQTSEAIRRLLSLRPRSATLIRDGKRVEVPIEDVGVGDIVLVRPGERIPVDGVIVEGHSSVDESMLTGESIPVDKDVGDEVIGGTLNTTGAFTFRAERVGADTTLSQIIRLVEEAQGSKAPIQRVADRIAGIFVPIVIFIAVVAFSVWYFLGPEPRFTFALLSFVSVLIIACPCALGLATPTAIMVGTGRGAESGILIRGAESLELAHRVSIVVFDKTGTLTTGRIEVTDVFPLDDLDGDAVLSLAAAVEGTSEHPLAQAVVRAASHLSIPKVSGFESYPGMGIRGEVDGSQVLVGNDRLMSKLGVPLDNALERAIPLLEEGKTVMYVARDGRVVGLVAAADVPKPEATRALSTLRQMGISTMMLTGDNERTAGAMAKRLGIDRYIAEVLPEDKSRTIQSLQQQGEVVAMVGDGVNDAPALVVADVGIAIGAGSDVAIEAADIILMRDNLMDVARAIRLSKMTVRVIRQNLFWAFIYNTVGIPIAAGVLYPFFGILLNPMVAALAMAFSSVSVVSNSLRLRRYTP from the coding sequence GTGCCCATAGACCCTGTGTGTGGCATGGAGGTGAGTGAGGAGGAGGCTGCCGCCACCTCCGAGTACAGGGGCAGGACGTATTACTTCTGCAACCCCTCATGCAAGGAGAGGTTCGATGCCTCTCCCGAGTCCTATGTGGTCGAGGAGTGCGAAGTGTGCAAGATAGACGAAAGCATGCTGGAGGGGTTGGAAAAAGAAGAGACGCCCAAGGGGGGAGCCACCAAGACGACAGTGATTCCCATCACAGGTATGTCCTGCGCCTCGTGCGTCGCCAAAATCGAAAAGGCACTCTTGAGCATTGATGGAGTGGTTCGGGCAAACGTCAACCTCGCCACCGAGCGGGCTACCATAGAGTACCTCGATACCATGGTGAGCCCCGCAGAGCTCATGCGGGCGATAGAGGATGCTGGCTACAAAGTGGTCGCCGAGGGCGAGATGGCGCTGGACAGGGAGCAGAGGGCAAGAAAGCAGGAGCTATCGAGGCTCAAGAGAAAGGTGGCATTCAGTGCGAGCATAGCGGTGCCCGTGTTTTTGCTGAGCGTGTTCTCGTCTCAGCTGGTGGCACTTGGCATCGATAGGAATGTACTTCATCTCTTCCTCATGGCTCTTGCCACGCCAGTGCAGATTTGGGCTGGTGCTGAGTTCTACAGGGGTGCGTGGGGGGCCCTCAAACACGGCACTGCCGACATGAACACGCTCGTTGCGGTGGGCACATCCGCTGCCTTTCTCTATAGCATAGCAGGCACGCTGGTTCCGCAGTTTTTCGAGAGGAGTGGTCTTGAGGTGCACGTGTACTTCGACACTGCCGTGGTCATCATCACTCTGATACTGTTTGGAAGGCTGCTCGAGGCGAGGGCAAAGGGTCAGACCTCGGAGGCGATAAGAAGGTTGCTCTCCTTACGGCCAAGGAGTGCCACACTCATCAGGGATGGGAAGAGGGTGGAGGTGCCCATTGAGGATGTTGGAGTGGGGGACATTGTGCTCGTGCGTCCGGGTGAGCGCATTCCCGTGGATGGTGTGATTGTAGAGGGGCACTCCAGTGTGGACGAGTCCATGCTCACTGGGGAGTCCATACCAGTGGACAAGGACGTGGGAGATGAGGTCATAGGTGGAACGCTGAACACCACGGGGGCGTTCACATTCAGGGCTGAGCGTGTGGGGGCAGACACCACCCTGTCCCAGATTATACGGCTCGTGGAGGAGGCACAGGGCTCCAAGGCACCCATTCAGCGGGTGGCAGACAGGATAGCTGGAATATTCGTGCCCATCGTGATATTCATTGCCGTCGTGGCGTTTAGTGTGTGGTATTTTCTCGGACCCGAGCCAAGGTTCACATTCGCCCTTCTGAGCTTCGTTTCGGTGCTCATCATCGCATGTCCCTGTGCTCTGGGGCTTGCCACGCCAACTGCCATCATGGTGGGCACGGGCAGGGGAGCCGAGAGCGGCATCCTCATCAGGGGAGCCGAGAGCCTCGAGCTTGCTCACCGTGTGAGCATTGTGGTGTTCGACAAGACTGGCACCCTCACCACTGGGAGGATAGAGGTGACTGACGTGTTCCCCTTAGATGACCTCGATGGGGATGCCGTCCTCTCCCTTGCGGCTGCGGTGGAAGGTACCTCGGAGCACCCCCTCGCACAGGCGGTAGTGAGGGCGGCCTCCCATCTCTCCATTCCCAAGGTCTCTGGGTTTGAGTCATATCCCGGCATGGGCATCAGGGGGGAGGTGGATGGCTCGCAGGTGCTGGTGGGCAACGACAGGTTGATGTCCAAGCTCGGTGTGCCGTTGGACAATGCCCTTGAGAGAGCCATCCCGCTGCTTGAGGAGGGAAAGACGGTGATGTATGTGGCGAGAGATGGTAGAGTGGTGGGGCTCGTTGCAGCTGCAGACGTTCCAAAGCCAGAGGCCACCCGTGCCCTTTCAACCCTAAGGCAGATGGGCATATCCACCATGATGCTCACGGGAGATAATGAGCGCACCGCAGGAGCGATGGCGAAAAGGCTGGGCATAGACCGATACATCGCCGAGGTGCTCCCAGAGGACAAGTCCAGAACGATTCAGAGCCTCCAGCAGCAGGGCGAGGTGGTGGCGATGGTCGGGGATGGTGTGAACGATGCTCCAGCCCTCGTGGTGGCCGACGTGGGCATAGCCATAGGTGCTGGAAGCGATGTCGCCATCGAGGCTGCCGACATCATCCTCATGCGGGACAACCTCATGGATGTGGCAAGAGCAATAAGGCTCTCGAAGATGACCGTGAGGGTCATCAGGCAGAACCTGTTCTGGGCGTTCATATACAACACGGTTGGAATACCAATTGCGGCTGGGGTGCTCTACCCGTTCTTTGGCATCCTGCTCAACCCCATGGTGGCCGCCCTTGCCATGGCGTTCTCCTCGGTCTCGGTGGTGTCCAATTCCTTGAGGCTCAGAAGATACACTCCATAG